The stretch of DNA GCAAAGCAGGAAGGAAGGGTACGTGGGGATCTAGTCCACACACTCCTAAAGCTCCAAGACATGGTTGTCGTTCTTCTCGTTTTCACCTGATGGACGTGAAACAGATTGCAGCTGTCCTATTTCAGGAGCCCACATTGCCCCCAAGACACATGATGCCGCCATGTTTATCAAGGCCAGTTTTCAAGCCCATTGCTTCTACTAGAGTTCTATTCTATGAGGAAGAGCTCTGTCAGGCAGTAGCCCAGAATAAGCTCCGTTGACACTCCTATCTTCATCAATTTTCCATATATTTCTTTCCGTTAGCTACTCAATGTATATGCCTTTTCCTTTCATAATGCCATGTGCAGGGTTAGCAGCTTATGGTTGCTGCCTCAGGTTTTAGAAGTTAAGAGGGCATAGAGATGGAATCATCAGCTCAGATCAAGTTGGTCATATGTCCTTTTAACATATACTGAGTTCTTTGTACAGTTCTTGCTATATTTTGTATATGCTTGTTTCTTCATTTTGTTCTCAGTGTCTAAAATACCTTGCTCTTTTACATTTTAGTTGTTTGcaacatggaaaaaaaaaatttgctatTTGTGCAGTagcaattagttttttttttcttttggcaaTTAGATGCTAATCACTTATAATCAAACCTCTTGAAATTGTAATGCTTTATGCATAGTATTGGACACCACAGATGTAGGCTATCCCCGACAACGGGGCTTGTTTGCTAGGGGGCTTGTTTGCTAGAGCACACAGGAAGGCAAAGCTCAGTACAGGAAATTATCTAAAGCAGCAGACATTAGCAGACATGTAGCTTTCAATTTTAAGAAGAATGGATGGACTTTTGGTTTTTGGTGCTGGATCTTTTTTGCATGTCAAGTTTTCTTGTCTTTTAGCTGTACATAGTATTGTTAATCTGGACAAGACGCTATCTGCATAATTTGCATATGAATGTCAAGTAGAATCATTTCGTTTTTGTGGCATTTAAAGCTTGTTGATGTTTTTAGCTTACTACTTGAAAAATATTAAGAGACTGAACTGGGTAGGATGCATATAAAGCTAAGCTGATCATAGATGCTGAAAAGATACAAACGGTGTCAATAACATTAAAACATTGGTTACATATCAGTAGGAATCAGCCCAATTATAAACCTTGGACAATGTAGAATTAATTGAGATGGCATATCTGGTAGTAGTACCAAAGGGAAGGTAAATTAGCTTTAGTCAAGCAAACTTGGACCATACTGCTGAAGAATTTGGGTAATGAGCATCTCTGCTGCCCTCTCTGTAGTGTGGAAGCTATCCCAGAATACATACTCTGAAGCATTTGCACATGAAGTTGCAGTGATGCTATTACATGTGATTATAACCTCATAGTAACCTGTGCCACAACATCCTCTTGTGGACTCCTTAAAACCTGAgagaaaaaaatcataatcaaagtcGTGCTAAAGCATCATAATAATTGGCTGTATGATTTTATgtactttaatttttatttatgatttcaaatgaaatctttttaggtctttctcTATATATCCTCTTATTACTAAAATTACCGTAGGCGAAGGGCCGTAAGATCATATCAAGCAATGGAGTGTATATGTCTATGTAGACTATTTTTGATCCCAACAGTGTGCTATCGAGCCTTTGCACCTCCTTTGATAGTTGGGAATTGAACATCGTTGCAGCTTCATTGTACAGGGTAACACATTCTCTCTCTATTCCACCAGCAAGAGTTCTTTGTGATGGCATACATCCTATAGGAGGGGCTCCCATGATAGCAATTCTTCTTGCTCCCGAGAGGTAGAGTTCCTGTGTTGAGTTGCCATTCATGATCGTTAGCATGAAAAGTTGAATCTTGAGCAATGTTTAAGGGTGACCAACTAAGTAACAAAAATCTTCTTTGTCGCACATTTTATTTGTAAGCTAAGTAAAGTTTACTTAAAATATTGATATGATAATCACATATCGGACTAACATCTTGAGATTAAGTATTATCTTCATTATTCAAGTAATAAATTTTATCGAATGAGGTCCAAATCCTTAATAGTAAGTCTGCTCCACTATCACCTGTTTtagatactatatatatatatatatataatcagttACCTGAAGAAAGCTTGAAGCTGATTGCACCAAGAATGTGATGTAGGAAGGGATGTCAAACTCCGCCCTTCGGAATGGCAACAGAAAGTATGTTGTAGCAATGTCATTAGTCCCTGTGACCACAGCATATAAACTGTTGGCAATGATATCGGCTGCTCTGCCTTCTCCAGCAACCCTCTTTAGCTTCTCCTTGTACTCCTTGAACAGGTTCAGCTGATGCCTCAGCGACAGAGCTACCTGAAACAAGAGCAATGTCAACACCAGAAACTTAAATCTTGTACAGATCAAAGTGCAGGAGACGCACAGTTGGGTGCAGGGAGATACCAAGAGTTGTGATGTGAGAGGATCATATCCACAGCCACCTGATGCAAAGCTGATGCCAGTGAGCAGCTCCTGGGCATCAAGATGTGTGCCAAGGTATGCTGGGACATACTCCTTTACTCCTAATTGCGAAGCTGGAAATAAATTGGTTGCAATGCATCACTCTTCTTTGGACATGCCATGTGTTCCTTGCATCGTTTGTGATtctctataaataaatatatatttacaaTTTCTGAATTtggtatatacacacatatacgtATACATTAGTGATTCTCGTATTTTTCCCATGTAAATCTTGGGTTCCACATATGTATCCCTACCAAACTATGGATATATACATAATAAACCCTAGTTtaatgggaaaaaaaaaacaaaaatcaccAACTttagagggatatatatatatatgtatataaataaaagattctTGTATTTTTCAGCTGTAAATTTAGTGTTTAGCATATATTTCCCTACCAATTTCAGTAACTGTGtacacacacacagatatatatatatatatatatatatatatatggaatatACAATTTTTCCTATGACTTAATATGCCCACAGCTACAGCTTTATGCTCAGCAGAGGGAGGAGTTGCAATTCATGGTgtaaaagcatgtttattttgcTCCCTGCAGCCAGCAGAGAGTCTCATGGAAGGGGGTTTGGTGCTCACCGAGGATGTCGGAGGGGTTCTTCCCGTTGGAGAATCTGCCGGTGGCCTTGCCGCCGGGGAAGTCCTTACCGTACGGGGGGAAGTTGCACCTGGCGATGGTCGGCAACACGTTGTTGTTCCCAGGGTCGACGATCGAGTCCCCGAACACCACCACCGCCGGTACCTTCGGCGTCGTCTTGTTTGCAGTCGTAGTCAGAGCTCGAACACcttcaagcagcagcagcagcagcagcggaagTACGAGCGAGAGCGGAACAGAGCACTTGTCCTCCATCCCTGTTGATGGTGCAGTAGTTCAAAGGCTCTTCTTAAATGCGGGTAGTCTCTGTCTACagtaacttctttcttttctgtcTATTGAGTGTTTGGTCTTTGCAGTATCTTCTTCTCTGACTACATTaacttgtttctttctttttgtctaTTAAATGCTGGTCTTAGGTAGTATCTTCTCTCTAACGACACTAACTAACTTCTTCTACTTTCTTTCTAGGAGGAAATCTCAAAAAACATCTTTTAAGTTTAAAAGTTTTCTATAAAATATCTTAATTTTAAAACATTCTTATATAATgtatttaattatattaaaaaaactaTTTTACCCTTATTCATATTGTGTCCATCGTCGCTTCTCGTCTTGTATCGTTGTTTCCTTCTTCTTATATTACTTTCACCATCATACGTACGATAGAGTCAATCCATCCATGGAAGCATAGGCAACCGAGAGAGGGGGAAGGGTTGACGAAACCAGTTTGTATGTGGAGACATAGATGATCAGGGAAGGACGATCAACAAGTAAATAAAGTAATCGGTAAGACAAACGAAATTACAGGTGGAGGATGATGCTCGATAAGGGGATGATTGTTATTTTGAAAAGATGTTAtctgagaatttttttaaaaaattaaaatattttgtaaaaaaatcttaagattttttttcttccgaAAATtcacctttttattttttaaccttTTAGGTAGTGGTAGATGGAAAACAGAGAAAGTGTTCTCCATTCCTTTCGGTGGTCCAGTTCAAGACTGTCCTTTCACTCCTCCTTGCCTATCAAATGGTGTTCCAGTACAAGACTTTTGTTCGAGAATTCACCCTCTTAGGTATTGGTAGATCGAAAACAGAGCACCTGTTGTCCATTCCTTTCGGTGGTCCAGTTCAAGACAGTCCtcctttcactcctttttgcctaTCAAATGCTGGACTTTTAACTATATCTTCGTCTCTAATTACGCTcagctttttcttctttcttctgtaGTTACACTGAAAGATGCAAACAGAGCACTTGTTTTTGGTGGTGCAGTTCAAGACTCTCCTTCAATccttggttttttttttcccctctatCAGACACTGGACTTAGCagtatcttcttctctaaatacaCTTGACTTCTTTCTTTCACCTTCTTGTTGGATTTCTTGGAAGTAAGGGAAGATGCAAGTTGCTGGTTTGGACATGATGAACACCAGAAGCAACAACCAGTCGTTCCTGGTGGATGGGCAAAGGCTGAGGTGCCAAACAAGTAATGGAATCTGCTCAGCACTGCAAAAATTGTAGTAGGTTTAAATTCTAAAAAATTAGTATAAATTGCAAGGGTATTTTTTGTTATGGTTGATTTGATCTTAGGTTACCTGTCCTCTGTGGTTGTAGGCTTTGTATGATGATGGACATGGCTCAGAAGCTTGATGAGATGATTTATTCTTATGTTGTCTAATATAAAGAAAGCATGGCTGATGAGATGTTAAAAATGACAAAAAACTATATAGTTTGAACAACTACATGCATTCAGTAGTATTTTCAAGATTCTTAGCTGACAACAAACTTGGACCTGATaaagtaattaattaattatatttgatttgtcaagctttcttcttcttcttcttcttcttcttcttcttcttctttttgcgttTTTGGAAGAACTTGTAACAAAAAACAGttgtcttgaacttgtgaatcttCAAATGGAATTAACCCTTAGCAGAAACTCATTCAAATAGTCTTATCTTCCCTACCAAAACAAAGATGGTGTGCCTCACTCAGGTCACAGCAACTGTTGAATGTGTTCAACATGAAAGTAACATTCTTCCATGTTCTTGTATCTTGGAAGAAAACTTCCATTGCACTCTGCTGCAGTTTTGCATAGATGATAGGAAAATGGTGATGGAAGTTGCATGCACTTGATTTTGGAGGAGGAAATGGGTGGAATGGTCATTTACTTTCTCCTACTACTTCTAATGTAAACATTCCAAAATTACTCACAATATTGAATGTTGattaagaattttattttcttttattttattaaaaaaaaaatctaggtaTTAAAGGGACTGACATATATGAAAGACTTAAATAttgatatgataaaaaaatttcccAGTGAGCTACGTGAAATTGTTGGATAAACCAAAGTCTAGATTAACCCATAGGCTGcgtataaaataattaatctctCTAATTACCAAAGCagtaaaatatctttttaatgcttCTAGTACGAGTTAATCCCCTGAACCACATGTTGTCTGAGTCAAGAAGCTTCCACAAGTAaccaaaaatattttgaataactACCAAGACAAATAACTATGTTTGTGAAGCTAAGAACACCCGACATGGGTAGACATTTACCTGCACATAGAATCGAAGGATCACCAGCAACGGATTCCATGAACAATACCAAGAATGTTTAATACATATCGACTAGACAACGGCAGGCtatataaaaatgaatatataaAATGAATTTTTGCCCTACAAGAAGAGAATTTAAACACCAAAATTCCTCAAATGATACTGAAAAGAAGTAATAGTGTCGTGATAATATGTTTCTTTTTAATGAAAGAGGACAAACAAATTAGGAAAATGAAAAAGTCGCTTAAGTTCAGAATGACCAATATCCATATCCTCAGGAACTCAAGAATGAGAATAGTTCGGACCTTCTTTATGGAGAAAGAAAAGGTTTGCAACCAAAAATAAAATGAGGAACAGTTCAGAAATGAGATAATGATGGAAGATGGTGATAAGATATCACCATCAGCACCATTTGCCCATGTGTAGAAACCTCATAATTGTAGTCTCTATCTATGTTTCCCTTTTTCtcttcaattcttttcttttctttcttttataattttctgttgttttttttttctttttgtaatttatCCCTTTCAACCTGAGGCAAAACTGGCAGATTCTGGCACAGCAAACGTAGACCTTAACCTTACAAACAACCAATAGAACTCCATTCCTCCATCTGTGAAGAATGAACTTCATCACACATTAATCCTGACTAAGCTGCTTCCAGATTTGGTCCAATCAACCTTGATCAGTGTCCAATGACTTGCCCATTATCATTTCATTTACGGTTCTCATAGCTACTTGCAACTAATTGCTCAGGATCCTAGATGCTGATCTACTAGTAACACCTCGCTAAGATTTGGTATACTCATGCTACTCCAGTCAGCAGCCCCCTCTAGTCGAACAGATTGCACGCAAGCTTACAGATTATCAGAGTTTGGTGTTGCTGGAGACTGACTGGAAATATTAGCAAATTGGTTGTTATTTGGTGGCAGAACCCAATTCATCCAGTCATTACGCTTCCTTATTTTCTCACCCTGCAATAAGCGTGGCAGAAAAGATGAAAGATTAGTAGCTACATCAGCATAAGTCCAATGTGTGTGAAATAGGGAGAAAGAGAATAATGATCTTCGCTATGGTTCTTTTTTCAAAAAGCACAATGTAGTGATCAGCCACAGGATAATGCCATGTTTACTATGTTCATCACCTATTTATTTAAAACAGTAGGCCACAAACACAAAACTAAAGGGGATGGTTTAAAAAATTTCATGGCTAGCACATCATTCATTCATCTTTCCAATAACATTATGAAAAAGCTGGATTAAAAAATCTAACTAAGCTTATAGAAGGTACCTGTACTTCCACTTCAGTTGATAACTGCACTGTATCCAATATAAAGTCAATGCTGTTTGTTAATTGCCTCACCTGCAAAACATTGTGACAGCAATTTTTCACAGTGCATGAGTGTACTTCAGTAGGAAATGAAAAAAAGATCAAAGAAACCAGAAGCAAAAGGAAACATATTCTAATCCATATTAAACATCCACAAAGAATCTAAACCTAACCACACAACTAATAGCCTCAACATAACAGCTCTTCAGGGTTTAGCAACACATCATGTCCTTCCAAAATCATTTAAGGTAGATTAGAATCACATACTGATATTTTAAACTGCTAGAGTAAGTTCACCATATCAGATGGATGCAATACATTCAGCCAGGTAGTCGGTGGTGTGTTTCAGGGCTCCCTTACCTCAGGTCGAGGGCACAAACCCTCGCCATAGCATTTCATGCACTCATCCTTTCGCCCCATGTGATAGTTTTAACTTCCAAAAATGGGGTCTACTATGTGCCGAGTGGCATCACAAACAATTAAAAGAAGGATGAAATACAGGTAACGGTATCTTTATCCATAATGAAGCTAAAGTTTCCAAAAACATGTGGTTCACCAATTCCCTGACTAAACATCTTCAATTGGTACTTaatagattcaaattt from Musa acuminata AAA Group cultivar baxijiao chromosome BXJ2-11, Cavendish_Baxijiao_AAA, whole genome shotgun sequence encodes:
- the LOC135627471 gene encoding GDSL esterase/lipase EXL1-like; the encoded protein is MEDKCSVPLSLVLPLLLLLLLEGVRALTTTANKTTPKVPAVVVFGDSIVDPGNNNVLPTIARCNFPPYGKDFPGGKATGRFSNGKNPSDILASQLGVKEYVPAYLGTHLDAQELLTGISFASGGCGYDPLTSQLLVALSLRHQLNLFKEYKEKLKRVAGEGRAADIIANSLYAVVTGTNDIATTYFLLPFRRAEFDIPSYITFLVQSASSFLQELYLSGARRIAIMGAPPIGCMPSQRTLAGGIERECVTLYNEAATMFNSQLSKEVQRLDSTLLGSKIVYIDIYTPLLDMILRPFAYGFKESTRGCCGTGYYEVIITCNSITATSCANASEYVFWDSFHTTERAAEMLITQILQQYGPSLLD